In one window of Helianthus annuus cultivar XRQ/B chromosome 17, HanXRQr2.0-SUNRISE, whole genome shotgun sequence DNA:
- the LOC110921741 gene encoding uncharacterized protein LOC110921741, which yields MPYDNWLRTIEGFREEKYIKRSKANTLVREKQQFPYRGGTSSYGSTAYKNDMDWVPTYAKTHTDNQGNWVDPVAEQNYRNIQHATSEWSGEGPPIAPYQEALGERRGWYRGMGPKPSSNTSSHSSSNMSSSQARTQEPFSEDFVNSLFQTPSFLNQLNNYLASQGKGKGKSKDYDSDNLFDNESDDEPNDNDDDE from the exons ATGCCCTATGATAACTGGTTGAGAACCATCGAAGGTTTCCGGgaagaaaaatatattaaaagaagcAAGGCCAACACACTAGTACGCGAGAAACAACAATTCCCATACCGTGGGGGGACATCTTCGTACGGTAGCACCGCctataaaaat GATATGGATTGGGTACCTACGTATGCTAAAACCCACACGGACAATCAAGGGAATTGGGTTGATCCGGTTGCTGAACAAAATTAC CGGAACATACAACATGCCACTAGTGAATGGAGCGGTGAGGGTCCGCCAATTGCCCCGTATCAGGAAGCGTTGGGTGAGCGGCGAGGATGGTACCGCGGGATGGGGCCTAAACCTTCTTCCAACACGTCCTCGCACTCGTCATCTAACATGTCGTCTTCGCAAGCTCGGACGCAAGAACCCTTTTCCGAG GATTTTGTTAACAGCTTGTTCCAAACCCCGTCATTTTTGAACCAACTTAACAACTATCTTGCTtcacaaggaaaaggaaaaggaaagtcaAAAGACTACGATTCTGACAACTTATTCGATAATGAATCCGACGATGAACCCAACGATAACGATGACGATGAGTGA